Proteins encoded by one window of Candidatus Eremiobacteraceae bacterium:
- a CDS encoding NAD(P)/FAD-dependent oxidoreductase, with product MAVKYDAIIIGGGHNGLVAACYLARANWKVLVLERRYIVGGACVTEENIFPGYKVSTAAYVNSLFRPEIIRDLRLKDYGYDIVERDPSSFSPFADGRYLMLGPDHEMNVREIGKFSAKDAQNFPKYEQMLERVASVVEPTLILKPPNLVHPGLGDLLRMAPMGRAMQKLGPAMSEAIEVLTGPARPILDRWFESEELKATLATDAIIGAFASPSMPGTAYVLFHHVMGETNGKRGVWSYVKGGMGGLTQALAKAAKDLGVEIRTEAEVARIIMKNNAVTGVALTNGDEFHAARVASNVDCRLTFTKFMDPKDLPPDFAAAVDRIDYSSASVKINVALSALPNFTACPGSAAGPQHRGTIHLCPDQDFIERAYDEAKYGAMSTNPIVECTIPSSVDPTVAPPGQHLMSMFCQYAPYALKEGEWNDARRGEFADRCFNIVEQHAPGFKSSVLAKQVLTPLDLEKTFSLTGGNIFQGSMGLNQLFMFRPVPGFAGYRTPVKGLFICGAAAHPGGGVMGASGWNAAREMLKG from the coding sequence ATGGCCGTCAAGTACGACGCGATCATCATCGGCGGGGGCCACAACGGACTTGTGGCGGCCTGCTATCTCGCGCGCGCCAATTGGAAAGTTCTGGTGCTGGAGCGCCGCTATATCGTCGGCGGCGCATGCGTCACGGAAGAGAACATCTTCCCGGGTTATAAAGTTTCCACGGCCGCCTACGTCAACAGTCTGTTTCGGCCGGAGATCATCCGCGATCTACGGCTCAAAGACTACGGCTACGACATCGTCGAGCGCGACCCGTCATCATTCTCGCCGTTTGCAGACGGACGCTATCTCATGCTCGGCCCCGACCACGAAATGAACGTGCGCGAGATCGGAAAGTTCAGCGCCAAAGACGCGCAGAATTTCCCGAAATACGAGCAGATGTTGGAGCGAGTGGCATCGGTCGTCGAGCCGACGCTCATACTCAAACCCCCGAATCTCGTCCACCCCGGCCTCGGCGACTTGTTGCGCATGGCGCCGATGGGACGCGCCATGCAAAAACTCGGCCCGGCGATGAGCGAAGCCATCGAAGTGCTCACCGGCCCCGCCCGCCCGATCCTCGACCGCTGGTTCGAATCCGAGGAATTGAAGGCGACGCTCGCCACCGACGCGATCATCGGGGCATTCGCATCTCCGTCGATGCCCGGTACGGCATACGTGCTGTTCCACCACGTGATGGGCGAAACCAACGGCAAACGAGGCGTGTGGAGCTACGTGAAAGGCGGCATGGGCGGCCTCACGCAAGCGCTTGCCAAAGCGGCCAAGGATCTCGGCGTCGAGATCCGCACCGAAGCCGAAGTCGCGCGCATCATCATGAAGAACAACGCCGTCACGGGCGTCGCACTGACCAACGGCGATGAATTTCACGCGGCTCGAGTGGCCAGCAATGTGGATTGCCGGCTCACGTTCACGAAATTCATGGATCCGAAAGACTTGCCGCCCGACTTCGCCGCCGCGGTCGACCGGATCGATTACAGCAGCGCGTCCGTCAAGATCAACGTCGCGCTTTCAGCGCTGCCGAATTTCACCGCGTGCCCGGGCAGCGCCGCCGGACCGCAGCATCGCGGCACGATTCACCTTTGCCCGGATCAGGACTTCATCGAGCGCGCATACGACGAGGCGAAGTACGGCGCGATGTCCACGAACCCAATCGTCGAGTGCACCATCCCATCGTCGGTCGATCCAACCGTGGCGCCTCCCGGTCAGCACCTCATGTCGATGTTCTGTCAGTATGCGCCGTACGCGCTCAAGGAAGGCGAGTGGAACGACGCGCGCCGCGGCGAATTCGCTGACCGCTGCTTCAACATCGTCGAACAGCATGCGCCAGGTTTCAAGTCATCGGTGCTCGCAAAACAAGTGCTCACTCCGCTCGACTTGGAAAAGACTTTCAGTCTCACCGGCGGCAACATCTTCCAGGGGTCGATGGGCCTAAACCAGTTGTTCATGTTCCGTCCGGTGCCGGGTTTCGCCGGCTATCGCACACCGGTCAAGGGATTGTTCATCTGCGGCGCGGCCGCGCACCCTGGCGGCGGCGTGATGGGGGCGTCGGGCTGGAACGCAGCGCGCGAGATGCTCAAGGGCTAG
- a CDS encoding DUF2087 domain-containing protein: MENAGVPAAMKALANETRLKLVGLLALEPRSQAALAEILSTQPEKLTRHLYLLAQAGIIVEQRAGTGRVWRLDTVWLQPEGDVVPLLRRPPPQAAVADMDAHEAKTLAAFVRDGRLVRIPVVASKQTVVLRWLADQFDRDATYPEHDLNAALAQVHPDFATLRRMLVDHRFMARQNGIYRRIK; this comes from the coding sequence ATGGAAAACGCCGGCGTTCCCGCGGCGATGAAGGCGCTCGCCAACGAAACGCGTCTGAAGCTCGTCGGGCTCTTGGCGCTCGAACCGCGGAGCCAAGCCGCGCTTGCCGAAATATTGAGCACGCAGCCCGAAAAGCTCACCCGTCATCTCTATTTGCTGGCGCAGGCCGGGATCATCGTCGAGCAGCGCGCCGGCACCGGGCGCGTTTGGCGCCTCGACACCGTCTGGCTGCAGCCCGAAGGTGACGTCGTGCCGCTTCTCAGGCGTCCTCCGCCGCAGGCGGCGGTCGCCGACATGGACGCACACGAGGCCAAGACGCTTGCCGCGTTCGTGCGCGACGGACGGCTCGTGCGCATCCCGGTGGTCGCCAGCAAACAAACCGTGGTGCTGCGCTGGCTCGCCGATCAATTCGACCGCGACGCCACCTATCCCGAACACGACCTGAACGCGGCGTTAGCGCAAGTGCATCCCGACTTCGCGACGTTGCGGCGAATGCTCGTCGACCATCGCTTTATGGCTCGTCAGAACGGGATCTACCGCCGCATAAAATAG